GtggcctcgctcagggacacctcgacacacacaGCTAGGGGGAGCTGGGGTACGATCTAGCTAACATCCACCTGGTCGGATTCTAGAACGGGgttcaggacacacacacacacacacacacacacacacacacacacagcggaggTGCGGACGCGTGTACGTACTTCCCCCACCACGAGTTGTTGCGCCGAAGGCCCTTGTGGTCGATCTTCGTCAGCACGGCTTCCACGTCGATGTAGCAGTCGTCGTCCGTCTTCAGCAGCAGGCTGAACTCGGCGTTCTTCACCGACCTGCCGCGGGGAGGGATGGCCACCCTGCGTTacacagagagtgtgtgtgtgtgtgtgtgtgtgtgtgtgtgtgtgtgtgtgtgtgtgtgtgtgtgtgtgtgtgtgtgtgtgtgtgtgtgtgtgtgtgtgtgtgtgtgtgtgtgtgtgtgtgtgtgtgaacgagagcctcctctctcctctctcactccaagACGTCAGAGTCAACACACGCGGTGGCAACGATTTGAAAACCGagccagaaataaataaataaattccacATTCTAGGCCAGTAGCACACGCTCATTTATAGGCTTCGCTGATTTCCTCTGAGCCCCCTCCTACCTCCAcctgcccctcccctccacacacGCTCAATCTGGAGggaagagtgagtgagagagtgagagagtgagtgagtgagtgagtgagtgagtgagtgagtgagtgagtgagtgagtgagtgagtgagtgagtgagtgagtgagtgagtgagtgagtgagtgagtgagtgagtgagtgagtgagtgagtgagtgagatagagagcgaCAGAAAGAGTGAGTGACTGAGCGAGATATAATGAGAGAAAtagtgagagggggagaaagagggagtgagttagtgagagtaagagggagagaaagaatgagttattgagtgagtgagagaaagagagggaggggggaagagtgagtgagtgagtgagtgagtgagcgagtgagtgagagacaggggCAGATATaccgagagaaagagggagagaaagagtgagtgagtgagtgggggagggagggagaaagagtgagtgagtgaaaaagagagggggagaaagagtgagggaatgagtgatagggggagagtgaatgagtgagtgagtgaatgagtgagagtgaatgagtgaatgagtgaatgagtgaatgagtgagaatgagtgagtgaatgagtgagagggggagagtgaatgagtgagagggggagagtgaatgagtgaatgagtgagtgaatgagtgagagggggagagtgaatgagtgagtgagtgaatgagtgagagggggagagtgaatgagtgaatgagtgagagggggagagtgaatgagtgagagggggagagtgaatgagtgagagggggagagtgaatgagtgagtaagtgagggAATGAGTGAGCGAGCGGGGGAGAGGTGTGCCGGGCCCACCACTTGTAGAACTGGAGCAGCTTGGTGGGCACGCTGCGGTAGGTGTCCACCACGTCCACCAGCACCATGTCGCCGTGCTCCAGGCTCTCCCGCCGCAGGGCGGCGTCCTGCTGCCGCAGCCCCGCCGCATGCAGCCCGGCCCGGGCCGCCCGGCCCCGCAGCAGCCCCGCTAGCGCCTCCCGCtctgtagggagggaggggtggagacagagcgacagagtaAACCAGAATAACGATGAGGAGGCTGATCCGAGAAATAGGTGAAAACAAACGGAAGAATAGACGGCTATCCCTCGGAAATAAGGCGCGTTCTTCTGAATGGAGGTGCCATGgagatggggtgtgtgtgtgtgtgtgtgtgtgtgtgtgtgtgtgtgtgtgtgtgtgtgtgtcgacacactgacatttacaaaagaTTTTTATGCATTGAGGAAATTATACGAGTGCACACACTCGCGTTTCTGTAACCACTCAGACCTTTAAGTAACCAAGCCTACTTCCAGAAGAACAggataataaacacacacaagcgcacgcacacagactactcccacacacacacacacacacacacacacacagagagacacacagagacacactgcgactaaactctcacacacacacacacacacacatacatacacacaaagactacactttcacacacacagacgcaaagacacacagacactcacacactgacagataggggagaaggaggaggaggaggagaaaggaaaaaaaaaaagaaagaaggtaATTTCAATTTTGGCAGGACTACAAAAGCCCTCCAGTCAGGGACAGGCTGACTGCCTGCCACACTGAACAATGTTCTTTTGGAATGTTTTAAAAGATGCCTCCGTCGCCCCAGCCCGCCCGCAGCCTCGTAAATCGACCGTCCTCCCGCAGGAGACGCGGCCGTTCCCGCTGACCGTAGATGGTGAACGTGAAGCCTCCGGCCAGCCCCGGGAAGCCCAGGGCGCTGCGGTGAGGAAGGACGCCCTCTGCGGTCTGCCCTCggggagagaacacacaacagacacacacagagccgtCGTTATGGACCGCGGCGGCACGCTTGTGGCTTTTCGTGGTCGTGCGGTGGTACGGTCGCCGTGACTCACAGGGCCCAGCTTGAGCACCCCCCCGCCGGTGTTGAGCTCCacagacggggaggaggaggaagaggaggaggaggaggaggaggagttgatcTGGGTCAGCCCCGCGGGCTCCGCGCTCTCCCACACCAGCGTCCCCTCGAAGCCCTAAGTCGAAAACGGGGAGAGACACGACCGCTCATCAGCCTCCGACCTCACAGAACCTTTCTGCTAAATGTCACCGGCGCGTCTCACCCGCGCCGCCGCCCCGTTTAAGGAACAAACCGAAGCACCTTAGGCAGGATGAACTGCTCCACCGGCTTGTACCACACGCCGCCCAGCTGGGTGCCCGGGCTGAGGGCACTGAAGCGGGCCgagaccaccgcctcctgcccaggggtgggggtgggggggagaacagaacagaacaaatCACACCGGGCTCCCGGACGAGGAAGTGCAGGTGAGTTGATAACCGTGTGCGGGCACCCGAAATGGAAAAGATAAAAATACACGGAGGAGGGATGAGACGAAGACGTATCATTGGAGCACAGGGGCCGTTTGTCTTAAAAGCAGAGAGTTCAAGAGGAGGCCTGCAAATTGGATCCCGGTCCCGGAGAGGGAAAGTGGAACCGAGATTGTGGACCGAGACGAGACACTGTCTCACTctcgtgcgcacacacacacacacacacacacacacacacacacacacacacacacacacacacacacacacacacacacacacacacacacacacacacacacacacacacacacacacacacacacacacggctagcTGGAGTTTCTATCGGtggtcattaaaaaaaaggcatcaacaacaacaacaacaacaaacaccaaACAAACGGTGCGCTGGGTCACTCTGGCCATACTGCATCGCATGCTCCCCCATTTGCCGTTGTGGGAGTTTGTTGTCGTTGCCGTCGTGGGACGATGCAGACAGAAGTCCAATCACATGGCCGAACGTGCGTGATTGGCCGCGTGCATTTGCATAACGTCTGGCCCACCCCTTTCTCCACAGCCAAAACAAAGTCAGTGGGCCGCCTTCCAATTGGACCGTACTGTGAGACGGTGGCGTTGGTAAGGGTGGTGGGGGTTAGGCGGGGGTACCTCCTGGTCCAGCTGGTGCAGCTTCACCGTCACGTTGGCGGGCAGGAGGTAGGCGGGACCCCCGGGGAACACCCCCAGGCGGGTGATGACCACGGGGTGGAGCACCTTGAAGTCCAGCGCCACCGAGGAGACGTCCGACGCCATCAGGACGCCGCTGTCCGCCACCCTCACCAGctccagctccgcctcctcgcCCTGGCCCCCCGCTGGgccggggagggagagggggggagggggggggagggagggagagagagggggagggagggaggacataGGATATCAGGGGAGATGAGGCAGAATGTAATATCGCCTCAATTCAATTTAATTGCAATATATAATGCAATAAAATTGTATTATATAGCCCtaaatcacaggtacagtctcaaagggcttaacaggacatatttatgacccccccccctgaccctagcccccaagagggcaagaaaaaaactcccttaattagaaaggaagaaatcttgagaggggagtgggggatccctccttccagggaggtTCAGGAGTACAATGgttgccataattgacatacatacaaacatccTTTAGTTTATTAAACTAATGTCTGTGTGGTGACGGCCGGTTAACCGTAAGGAGAGGCCAGGCATTCAGCTGCCTCAACATGTTGATGACCACTTTAGCCCTCTTGATGACAGAGCCAATGCAGAGattagagacacagagggagggacagaaagacgcagagggagagacagagagacaaagagagagagacaaggagagagaccgTTGGCCGAAACAGTCGTGGCTTCTCTTGGTTCCCCGCTCCATTAAAAGCTCCCAGCAGCACTTCAAGAGGCTGCTGGTGTTTTGTCTGGACTTtcggggcttcaaggtgggctTCTGTTCTGGCCAATGCGGTTTCTTAATTAGAAAAGAGCACTTTATTACCCGGGAGATCAATGAGACACACAAGGTGTTTTGACATTACGCCACCTCCTACCTGCATTTCCCTCTAAAGCTCATTCCTAAAACATCAAAGAGCATTAGCACAGCAGCCTTAAAGCGAGGAATTAAAGAGGAATGCCAGTGTGTTGAAACGTCTCGCCCGTCTCCGACAGCGGGGGGATTAGTAGCACCCCGATACCAAGTACACTTGGGTTTGTTTTACTGCATGGAccgaaataaataaaagattggtttccttcttttttttagcGCGATTCTCTGAGTGCTCCTCTTGGCCATACTTCAATGCTTTATTCCTTTCAAATATACGTATTTTTAACTTGCTTTTTTCTCACTTGTATTGGAATCGCATGGGAATCAATTTGCCCACTGCATTATCAACAGCACATAGCGCTAGAACACAACCATGTTTGTGAAACCAACCGACAGGGCTCTTTGCCACTCTATCACTATACCCATGAAACCATACAATCATTCTGTCAAACTGGATCTCTCCTGTCCACTCTTTCCAATATCACTCTTTATGTGGTGTTAGGGATGGTAGATTCGGGAGATGTTTTAAAGCAGCAAGGATCACATTCTAAAACAGCGGTGGGTGTAAATGTAAAGACAACAGGTGGATTATCCCTCCAAAATGACCAGAAAGAtgttccgataccgataccagcATCGGGTTTCACTCTCTTCAGCTCAGTCGAGTTTTCAACCGGTGACAACAACATAACTTAACGGCAACAGTGAGGCACCTCAAGTCAAAACCTATATCACTCAAACGTGGCTAAACCCCCAGCACATTGCACTAATCTCCTCTGGAGCCAGGGAGCCACAGACTTGGCTGGCTAGTTACGGCTGCAGAGTGAGTGTTGACTGCCAGAGAGATTTCTCTTCCTTGTGGCCTCAGGTTGGGATGGGAACAGAAGAGTGTCCTTGAGCCGCGGGTGACGATGAATACCACgctttttctcctcctcttctccctttgTGTATACATTCGTTCTCTACACACTCACTCGCGCtatccgctcctcctcctcctccctcgtgTAACGCAGTCCAAGGCCGCCAAACAGCTCCCTACTCTGCATCTCAGGGGGGCTTTTCAGTGACGGGGGTTTTGACATGCTTTAAACACCTTCTGAATGTGTGcttcacacagcagcagcagcagcagcagcaggagactgtgtctgtgttacCTGTCTCCGTGAGATTCAGCAGGGAGCAGGAGTACGGGTCTTCTCTGTCCGCCTCCGGGATGGGACATCCGTGCCGGCCCACGATGAACTTCACCCCGACTCTGATTAGCACAACAACCCCAAATCCCGTGTCACCTCATAGGCATTCAGTCATTATTGGTCACACAAGAACTGGatgtcattttatttttgtcCATATAGATCCACTGTCTCCACCTCGGTCACCATGGTTACAGTTGATAATAGGCCAGCGTGTTatcaggaggagcagaggataaTGGAACGATACTAAAGACCCCCGAAAGATTAGCGTCTTAGATTTCTAGGTCAATCATGTGCAATGAGCTGATTGTATTTCAACGGTATATAAACCGCGCTAGGATGAGGGGGGGGAAGGCGGCCGGGGTGAAACAGACCTGTGCTGAAACTCGGGGTGGTCTTCGAGGTAGCCCAGCCATGTGTCCCTGATAACTTGTCTGAGGTCATGATGGTGTCGGGCTGACAGCACTCCCACCAGCAGCTCGGAGGAAGAGAACTCCTCATCTGTGTCGGAAACACTTCAGCATCAGCGCAGTGAGGAGGTATCACACACTTTGCATTGCCATTTAAAAATCACAGCATGTTGTATCAAGTTATAGCCGCACCCGCACGGATGTAGTCGCTCCAAGTAAAACTAAGGATTTTGCGAAATGTATCATCGGCCAGAGTTTACAATGTGACGATGGGATCAAGACAGTTCTGATCCTCGCCCGTTACATACACTCtctcgatacatttcgacaacCTAGCCCATCTGAGCAACGCCCAGCAGAAGTGAACTGTTGTCAGAGCAAAGCACACCTAAAAACCATGACGGGAGACGCAACGCACCAAGGTGCAACTACAGCTCAACAAACCCCCACAAGCAGACCCACACAGCAAGAGCAGCTTCAGAAAAGTTCACTCAATTTAAGCCTGATAAAAGTTAACAtcaatcgaaaacgtacccgaATCTTTGGTTTCCAACGACGTGGTGGTCGGAGACGTCAACCACAAGTGCACCACGACTGCGACCGCACATGGGAGGATAATAAGGGCTAGACTGCGCATGGACGGGCCGCTTCATGTATGCTCCAAGCCCCGGCAACTAGACTCCCGACCAGATCACAGGACGGCTCTCCtccgcggcagcagcagcagcatgagaCGGTCCGCCAGTGAGCAGCACATCTCAGGGTCTCTGGCTCcggagcagtgttgccagattggcccAGATTtccagcccaatctggcaactgTGGCTGCAGCGTGTTGCCatattgggcgggaaatctgacccaatctggcaacaagCCTCCGAGCGTTGTCTCATGTCTGCCTCTTGTGTTGAACTATTCTGACCAATGGAAGCGAAGAGGCGGAACCGCTAACGTGTCTGGGTAATATAGTACCGGACCGTTGTATGGCTCCATGACGGATCGCATTTAGAAGTGAATTCGCCGAAAGCAACTTTTGATTAAATTCGTTTAATTTTGCGGCGcaaatatgtatttaatttaGCAGCACCCAACCCGTTACGAGTATAACCTTTCGAGTCATCCTTATGTTATTATGTCATTCAAATATTATTTCTTTACAGGGAAtataatagataaatacatttaaCAGATTTGATATAGGATGGGCCTGAATCAAGGAGATACATAGCACTAGCAGTAAAAATCGAAATACAATGTTCCCTCAACtgccctcttcctccaccagAGAGCGGTATTGTACACGGAGTAGTTAATTAAGGGACGCACTGGTTTCCCGGTTCGGttattaaaggggtgatatgccaccaggtgtgagtgtgattagccatttaaagccgtttgaaaatctgccttttcctgtatTTTAGTGACAtcgcaagtgggcgtgtccacctagttgtatgatggatagataagcaacatttgcATCAGTCCACTGGTTAGGCTGTTAGACTGATCTGTCAAGcttacatctaggtggacacgcctgcTTTTGATGTCACAAAAACCCTAGAAATTGCAGATTTTCatacggcttgtaatggctaatcacactcacacctggtggcatgatatcAACCCTTTAAAGAAGTTTGAGAAGGCCTCCCCGTCGACAGCAGCGGTAGACAAAACGCCACACAGCACGTTCTGGTTTCTTTTTTGTCCTTTTATTCATTCCATCCATGAAGGATTTACAAAGCCTTCCACCTAAATGCTTTAACCCAAGAGAGTCAGCTCTACTCATCGATACATACAGCTGCACACGTCTACAGATCCCGTTCCCATTGAAAATCATGTGCGGGAATAGCACCCGGAAGTCTACAAAGAGGCAATTGTACTCATATCATATCATGTTAGCTTGCTGATTCTTCTGtaatagatataaataaatccatGCAATATTCATCTCTCGCCATATAATGTCAATTTTTCAGTTTTGGCACCATTGTTTACGAGGTCAGTGAGCGCTGAACCCTGAAGATAACTCTCagggtttttatttttaagacCGGAAATAAATTACTAATGGTCCTGAAAACAGCTTGCGTTAAATCAAACATCCTGTCTTGGTGGTGGTTATCGCGTAAAAGGAGTTTAAGACCTATTAAGATGGCTATTCAAGTACCAGGAGATTATTTTTCTTCCTTCATAAATTGATATAAATCAAAGAGTTTATGATGCAGGAGACCTGAACCACAGAAGGGATCATAACATGTAAACCGACCCTTATCAtagtttttaaaaaaatactcACATTGTATTAATAATTGCATGATTTATAAATGTGTTTCCCCCACCCTTAATTATCATACAAGCTTATGCAGCACTACACGTCATATATTTTTCAGTCAGTACTGTGAGCAGATATCCCCATACTagtgataataacaatattaatcaTGATCATAACAATTCCGTAAAAATTGGCAAACTCCATACAACTATACTGTGTGTAAAGGAAACATTTCGACAATGTGCTTTTCTCAAcagaaatcaaacaaaaaacaaagaatacatAAAAGACGGTTTGGTAAGGGGCgaaaggggtggggggtaggtgttttatataattatatctCCTCTCTCACAGAAAAATTGGCACTGTAACATACTGTACACTCTAAAAGAGCTGTCGGGGCTCCAGACAGCAACATGCAGAGGCCTCCGCAAGGGGGCGCTGTGAGCTCCCGCCCCGGTGCCCTGCCCTCTGAGGGGCCCGGCCACGGCCCCACGGAACGCCACGCTCAGGTAACATGcccacaacacaaaccagaaGGCGGGGAAGTAGTAAACTAAGAAGGCTCCACACTGGTACTTAACCGTATGTAGCGTGATAAAACTATACTGGATTAACTGAAAATTACATTCGGAAAAAAATATTGTATATTGGTCTACATGAAGTAAAAAACTGAAAATTGAAAAGTTGGACTAGATCACTGTTAGTGTTTTGGTGCGTAGCACAGTAATACCTCTTAATTAACCACCACCAATTAACCTAATGATGGATTTGCTGTTGAATGTGACCTATGTGTGTCCTAATAGGCCTACTCAGACATATTTATCACACTAGGGTTGATGTGTTTCACAGCCTTCGGGGAGAATGGGATAATCTATAAAGCTGGGTGAGGCTGAGTGTAAAACTTAATCCTCATCTCATTTCCATTGTACTTAATTAGCCTTGAATGAGGAAATAACACTCACACAATGTTAAATAACTATTTGCAAGATAAAAATGTGTTCATGACCATGAAGCATAATAAAAGCTTGTGGGCGATAAACCAAAACACTGGGCGACATGTCTGTTTCCTGAGGCATGTACGATCTAGCacgatattaataataataataataatcataataagaGTCATCATAATAAAAAACATGTCTCATCTCATTAAGCACTGTGAGCAAGGCTGTTCTCTAATAGCAAAGCAATAAACAAACCTATTGAACAAGACATAATACGCTCACTGGGTTGCCAGTTTGGAGCCGAATCCCCCTTTCCCTAACCTTTCAGCAACAcgtgggggcggggcggggcggggttgGGGGTTAGGGGCGGGGCATATCTGACCAACCAACAGTGTGTCCgcctggggaagggggggggggggggaggggggaagggaagggagggagaaaatGAGCCAACCCAACGCCAAAGAGGTCATTAGCTTCCGTTATGGTGAAGACGGTGAAGCCAGGCAATGCCATGCCCCAAAAACATGAACACGTTTCTTTAACAGGCAGAAGGCGGAGCCAGGGgtgtgggcggggccgggggaggggcaTCAGAGGATGGTGCAGAAGAACTTCTTCTCCCTGAAGGGGTTCTCAGAGGCGGGGACGGGCACGATGAGCGGGTCATCGCGTATGTGGGCGTCACAGTACGCCATCAGGTCGGCCGCTGCTTTGGAcacctggtggagggggaggggagggggcgagagagagagagagagagagagagagagagagagagagagagagagagagagagagagagagagagagagagagagagagagagagagagagagagaggagaggatggttAGACAACAAAACAGAGGTGGTATTTGAGGTCAGAGTTTTATGCTGCTGAGCGGTGAGAGTTTTGTAAGACTTCCTAGCGAAGATGTCTTGCTGTGGAAATGCAAGGATCGGAGAACTGGCAGCAATATATTTTCTTGACTTATGTGAATTTCAGAGGCATTTGTGAGGTACAAAAGACGATTGCGCTACTTGATTGAAACCATACATCTGTACAGCCTGGTTGTTTTAGTTTTATATAATGATATATAATTAACTATATGTATTAAATAAATGCGATTGATTATGAAAGGACGTTATagggtctctctccctgggtcATCATCACAGAACCTGGTTCTGTGTCTCTCCAGGCTTCAGACCTCCAGCGCTTCTCCACCTCAGAGAACACACAGGTGACATCCCTTATCTAGGAGAGTCCTGCTCGGAAATACACctcagatgcacacacatacctggtggtataatatgggacctttaagaaccGGTCTGTGATCAAACCATCATAACTGTCTCCCCTTGCTTCACTGAAACATCCGTATTGCAATATCACTCATCAACATCACTTCGATTCGGCTTCAGAGGGTTTCACATTTGCAAAGACAAATGATAATGGTGACGGATGTTTCAGTGGCACCAGGATGAACGGTTAAAGCCTTTTGATCACCCAGACCGGCGTGGGCCTTGAACCATGTAGTGAACATCCAAGTCCAAGGGAAGGGGATGATGGCGGAGTTAGCCCAGTGAACCCATCATGCTAGTCGGTGAAGCCATTGTTTCCCTGggagagtgtgtgaatgtgtgagtgtgtgtaagtgtgtgagtgGCAGTGAACCAAGTGCCATTAGCCTGCGAGGAGCTAGCTGTAATTACACAGTCAGGCCCTGATGGAGGGAAAGCCCTGCTAATTAGCACACATCCCAATCCTGTTGGCCTATTGAGCAATTAGGGAGTATAGGGTGACGCCTCAATCAGGGGTACAGGCGGCTGAGCCACTCGCCGCCTCTTGCGTCGCCTTGA
This genomic window from Gadus macrocephalus chromosome 15, ASM3116895v1 contains:
- the b3galnt2 gene encoding UDP-GalNAc:beta-1,3-N-acetylgalactosaminyltransferase 2 — translated: MRSLALIILPCAVAVVVHLWLTSPTTTSLETKDSDEEFSSSELLVGVLSARHHHDLRQVIRDTWLGYLEDHPEFQHRVGVKFIVGRHGCPIPEADREDPYSCSLLNLTETAGGQGEEAELELVRVADSGVLMASDVSSVALDFKVLHPVVITRLGVFPGGPAYLLPANVTVKLHQLDQEEAVVSARFSALSPGTQLGGVWYKPVEQFILPKGFEGTLVWESAEPAGLTQINSSSSSSSSSSSSPSVELNTGGGVLKLGPTAEGVLPHRSALGFPGLAGGFTFTIYEREALAGLLRGRAARAGLHAAGLRQQDAALRRESLEHGDMVLVDVVDTYRSVPTKLLQFYKWSVKNAEFSLLLKTDDDCYIDVEAVLTKIDHKGLRRNNSWWGNFRQSWAVDRIGKWQELQYPSPAYPAFACGSGYVVSRDLVQWLADNADQLKAYQGEDVSMGIWMAAVGPDKYQDPGWLCEKECYQDMLSSPQHSPEELRLLWARKRHCGDPCGCPWGGP
- the LOC132473442 gene encoding guanine nucleotide-binding protein G(I)/G(S)/G(O) subunit gamma-4 is translated as MKDCIVNNSTASISQARKAVEQLKMEACMDRIKVSKAAADLMAYCDAHIRDDPLIVPVPASENPFREKKFFCTIL